The genomic stretch GTAAGCAGATCGCCTTGGCAAACAAAGAGACTCTTGTTGTAGCAGGAGAGATTATCACTGCTTTGGCAAAGGAAAACCGGGTCAATATCTATCCTGTTGATTCCGAACATTCGGCTATTTTTCAGTGCCTGATCGGTGAGTTCCATAATCCTATTGAGAAAATCATTCTGACTGCCTCTGGTGGTCCCTTTAGGGGAAAGGACAGGACTTTCCTAGAAACGGTCACCCGTGAGCAGGCACTTAAGCATCCCAACTGGGACATGGGGGCAAAAATCACCATAGACTCCGCATCTTTAATGAATAAAGGTCTGGAAGTGATCGAGGCAAAATGGCTGTTTGGACTAAAAACCGAACAGATTGATGTCGTCGTACATCCTCAGAGTATTATACATTCCATGGTACAGTTTGAAGATGGATCGATCAAAGCACAACTCGGATTACCAGATATGCGTATCCCCATTCAGTTTGCCCTGAGCTTTCCGGATCGGTTGAAAAGTGATTTTGAGCGGTTTGACTTTATGAATTACCCTCAATTGACCTTCGAACAACCGGATTTAACCACCTTTAAGAATCTTCAGCTAGCCTATGATGCCCTTGCCAAAGGCGGTACAGCACCCTGTGT from Algoriphagus sp. NG3 encodes the following:
- a CDS encoding 1-deoxy-D-xylulose-5-phosphate reductoisomerase; the encoded protein is MTEPKRVAILGSTGSIGTQTLEVIRQHPEDFIVEVLTAQNNADLLIEQALEFNPNVVVIGNESLYSKVRDTLQPKDIKVYAGDKAIAQVVEMETIDVVLTALVGYSGLIPTVNAIKAGKQIALANKETLVVAGEIITALAKENRVNIYPVDSEHSAIFQCLIGEFHNPIEKIILTASGGPFRGKDRTFLETVTREQALKHPNWDMGAKITIDSASLMNKGLEVIEAKWLFGLKTEQIDVVVHPQSIIHSMVQFEDGSIKAQLGLPDMRIPIQFALSFPDRLKSDFERFDFMNYPQLTFEQPDLTTFKNLQLAYDALAKGGTAPCVLNAANEIAVAAFLNKEVGFLEMSDLIGETLEKAEFIAHPNLDDYVETDKRAREITKELITNKV